A single window of Archangium gephyra DNA harbors:
- a CDS encoding CocE/NonD family hydrolase — MSWLRAIALSAMVLSLSLGAGPASASSFYLADITARDGVVLTGNVFTPDTPGPHPAIIFITSWATPNIEYLAQAQQFADAGYIVLSYTPRGFYFSGGYIETAGPKDISDVSDVIDWLLLNTPADPARIGAAGISYGSGISLLGSAFDSRIRAVAALSTWTDLLYSLLSNQTRHQQAAGLLQLAADLTGRPSAELQQLLSDYFANRNLGGLATFAQVRSASTYVDRINANRPAILIANAYGDSLFAPNQLTDFFTRLTGPKRLELRPGDHAIPELTGLLGLPNDAWTSVHRWFDQYLRGVDTGIALERPVQLQPRGQSGYEAYASWSTISTSSARYYLGEVPWWSDEGSLLASAQTGWSWTVLAGDDTTANGGAVLLTNGAEALTGEPPTNWIPSVDRDNAGVWQSGWLTSARRLRGAAHLRLTVTPGSSGQTTVIAYLYDTDEYGTGSLVTHVAYTLRGAVAGQAYTVDTDFPSTVYDVPSGHRLSLVIDTVDPLYADQGAFFTTVKFSSPSGNPSYVSLPLK, encoded by the coding sequence ATGTCCTGGCTGCGTGCCATTGCCCTCTCGGCCATGGTCCTGTCACTGAGCCTCGGTGCAGGCCCCGCGTCCGCCTCGTCCTTCTACCTCGCCGACATCACGGCCCGTGACGGTGTGGTGCTGACCGGCAATGTCTTCACCCCCGACACCCCTGGCCCCCATCCGGCGATCATCTTCATCACCAGCTGGGCCACGCCCAACATCGAGTACCTCGCCCAGGCCCAGCAGTTCGCCGACGCCGGGTACATCGTGCTCTCGTACACGCCCCGCGGCTTCTACTTCTCCGGCGGGTACATCGAGACGGCCGGTCCCAAGGACATCAGCGATGTGAGCGATGTCATCGACTGGCTGCTCTTGAATACCCCCGCGGACCCCGCGCGCATCGGCGCGGCCGGCATCTCGTATGGCTCGGGGATCAGCCTGCTCGGCTCGGCCTTCGACTCGCGCATCCGCGCGGTGGCCGCCCTGAGCACCTGGACCGACCTCCTCTACTCGCTGCTCTCCAACCAGACCCGCCACCAGCAGGCCGCGGGGCTGCTCCAGCTCGCCGCCGACCTGACCGGCCGGCCCTCGGCGGAGCTGCAACAGCTGCTCTCGGACTACTTCGCCAACCGGAACCTCGGGGGGCTCGCCACCTTCGCCCAGGTGCGCAGCGCCTCGACGTACGTGGACCGCATCAACGCGAACCGCCCCGCCATCCTCATCGCCAACGCCTACGGGGACAGCCTCTTCGCCCCCAACCAGCTCACCGACTTCTTCACCCGGCTCACCGGGCCCAAGCGGCTCGAGCTCCGCCCGGGCGACCACGCCATCCCCGAGCTGACCGGCCTGCTCGGCCTGCCCAATGACGCGTGGACCAGCGTGCACCGTTGGTTCGACCAGTACCTGCGCGGCGTGGACACCGGCATCGCCCTGGAGAGGCCGGTCCAGCTCCAGCCTCGCGGCCAGAGCGGCTACGAGGCCTATGCGTCGTGGAGCACCATCTCCACGAGCAGCGCGCGCTACTACCTGGGTGAGGTGCCCTGGTGGAGCGACGAGGGGAGCCTGCTGGCGAGCGCGCAGACCGGCTGGAGCTGGACGGTGCTCGCGGGTGACGACACCACCGCCAACGGAGGAGCCGTGCTGCTGACGAACGGCGCTGAGGCGCTCACGGGCGAGCCGCCGACGAACTGGATTCCCTCGGTGGACCGGGACAACGCGGGCGTGTGGCAGTCCGGCTGGCTGACGAGCGCGCGGCGTCTGCGGGGAGCCGCCCACCTGCGCCTGACGGTCACCCCCGGCAGCTCCGGGCAGACGACGGTCATCGCCTACCTCTACGACACGGACGAGTACGGGACCGGCAGCCTCGTGACGCACGTGGCGTACACCCTCCGGGGAGCGGTGGCCGGCCAGGCCTACACCGTGGACACGGACTTCCCCTCCACCGTCTACGACGTGCCGAGCGGGCACCGGCTCTCGCTCGTCATCGACACCGTGGACCCGCTTTACGCCGACCAGGGGGCGTTCTTCACCACGGTGAAGTTCTCCTCTCCCTCGGGCAATCCGTCCTACGTGTCCCTGCCGCTCAAGTGA
- a CDS encoding ELWxxDGT repeat protein: MTRRYPRWLATAGACVLFSACGPLEEPPALEVPSTAIAPLEEDSGRRHHPERCEPPILVADLTPDGNSFVIEQLEVDGALFLINLDFLRSTFSLWKLEDVSEGRRRDPEFRAVLLKGELSVEPRGLVRVGRTLFLTLDDGIHGRELWKSDGTPEGTVLVEDLNPFGDAFPFSPTLVPGERTLYFVADDGRHGAELWRSDGTKRGTRLVEDIAPGPASASPGPFVVDGHRLLFGADDGVHGRELWRSDGTRGGTRLVEDIAPGSESSTPERLVRVGNHLTFFTADDGVHGRELWRSDGTRGGTRLVEDLRRGPESSDVESMVAVRRTLYFTAEDGVHGRELWASEGCEEDTRLVEDIRPGPEGSRPFELTPLGGKVIFTADDGVHGIEPWRSDGTRRGTFLLADTQPGPAMEFSPPTFLTAAEGKVFFYAFAPATGFEPWVTDGTRTGTHLVKDIRPGPGNSISGDPDPIHPIRGGAAFRAFDGDHGSEPWWTDGTEEGTMMADLVPGPGSSSPASFIAVGRWVYFMAADVTVGSEPWALPLACFPKGQDSH; encoded by the coding sequence ATGACTCGCCGATACCCGCGCTGGCTCGCGACGGCTGGCGCCTGCGTGCTGTTCAGCGCCTGCGGCCCGCTGGAGGAGCCACCCGCGCTCGAGGTGCCCTCGACGGCCATCGCGCCGCTCGAAGAGGACTCTGGACGCCGCCATCATCCAGAGCGCTGCGAACCTCCCATCCTGGTCGCGGACCTCACCCCGGACGGCAACTCGTTCGTGATCGAGCAGCTCGAGGTGGACGGAGCGCTCTTCCTCATCAACCTGGACTTTCTCAGGAGCACCTTCTCCCTGTGGAAACTGGAGGACGTGTCGGAAGGCCGGAGAAGAGACCCGGAGTTCCGTGCCGTCCTCCTCAAGGGAGAGCTCAGCGTGGAGCCGCGAGGACTCGTCCGCGTGGGCCGGACGCTCTTCCTCACGCTCGATGACGGAATCCATGGCCGCGAGTTGTGGAAGAGCGACGGAACCCCCGAGGGCACGGTCCTGGTCGAGGATCTCAACCCCTTCGGCGACGCCTTCCCCTTCAGCCCCACGTTGGTGCCCGGGGAGCGGACGCTCTACTTCGTCGCCGATGATGGCCGCCATGGTGCCGAGCTGTGGCGCAGTGACGGGACGAAGCGGGGCACCCGGCTCGTGGAGGACATCGCCCCGGGGCCCGCGAGCGCCTCGCCCGGCCCGTTCGTGGTGGACGGCCACCGGCTCCTCTTCGGCGCGGACGATGGCGTCCATGGCCGTGAGCTGTGGCGCAGTGACGGCACCCGGGGAGGCACCCGGCTCGTGGAGGACATCGCCCCCGGGTCCGAGAGCTCCACTCCCGAGCGCCTGGTCCGGGTGGGCAACCACCTGACCTTCTTCACCGCCGATGATGGCGTGCACGGCCGCGAGCTGTGGCGCAGTGACGGCACCCGGGGAGGCACCCGGCTCGTGGAGGACCTCCGCCGCGGCCCGGAGAGCTCGGACGTGGAGTCGATGGTCGCGGTACGGCGGACGCTCTATTTCACCGCCGAGGATGGCGTGCACGGCCGCGAGCTCTGGGCCTCGGAGGGATGCGAGGAGGACACCCGGCTCGTGGAGGACATCCGCCCGGGTCCGGAAGGCTCACGGCCCTTCGAGCTGACCCCACTGGGCGGGAAGGTCATCTTCACCGCCGATGATGGCGTCCACGGCATCGAGCCCTGGCGGAGCGATGGCACACGCCGAGGCACGTTCTTGCTCGCGGATACCCAGCCAGGGCCCGCAATGGAGTTCTCGCCCCCGACCTTCCTCACGGCGGCGGAGGGCAAGGTCTTCTTCTACGCCTTCGCGCCCGCCACGGGTTTCGAGCCCTGGGTGACGGATGGCACGCGAACCGGTACGCATCTCGTGAAGGACATCCGGCCGGGTCCCGGTAACTCCATCTCCGGAGATCCCGACCCGATCCACCCGATACGGGGCGGTGCCGCGTTCCGGGCGTTTGACGGCGACCATGGGAGCGAGCCGTGGTGGACCGATGGCACCGAGGAGGGAACGATGATGGCGGACCTGGTGCCAGGGCCCGGCTCGTCGTCTCCCGCCAGCTTCATCGCCGTGGGCCGGTGGGTCTACTTCATGGCCGCCGACGTCACCGTGGGCAGTGAGCCCTGGGCACTTCCCCTGGCGTGCTTCCCGAAGGGCCAGGATTCTCACTGA
- a CDS encoding gas vesicle protein yields MTSQRIVQGPRNATLADVLDRVLDKGLVVAGDIKIKLLDVELLTIQVRLVVCSVDKATEMGMDFWKSDPHLSPLARREQPPALPAGGSEELARRVAELEAVVAKLDPAR; encoded by the coding sequence ATGACGTCACAACGCATCGTCCAGGGGCCTCGCAACGCCACGCTCGCGGATGTGCTGGACCGCGTCCTCGACAAGGGATTGGTGGTCGCGGGCGACATCAAGATCAAGCTGTTGGACGTGGAGCTGCTCACCATCCAGGTGCGGCTGGTGGTGTGCTCGGTGGACAAGGCCACCGAGATGGGGATGGACTTCTGGAAGAGCGATCCCCACCTGTCACCGCTCGCGCGGCGTGAACAGCCTCCAGCCCTGCCGGCGGGCGGCTCCGAGGAGCTCGCCCGCCGGGTGGCGGAACTGGAGGCGGTGGTGGCGAAGCTAGACCCGGCGCGTTAG
- a CDS encoding GvpL/GvpF family gas vesicle protein, giving the protein MNARETPRSTGEEGVGLYVFCFARADAAGVAVGHGVDGGAPLGARVHEDIAAICCEVPLHEWTGEGGEAHLKDLAWLGPRALRHEAVIEQLMHASPVLPLRFGCLFSSAGRLEELLQRERARISAFIEKAAHEEEWSLQGWLDVRACEEAMFAADPRVAKLPAQAGARYLMEQKLRKDAVRAARAWAQETQAELSRALEGWVLERRSLRPPSRDAEQPEREGVFHWALLLPRGAEAELARRLEPLAESLSARGLHLSARGPWPAYNFAPPLGDRSGEEREVGTHD; this is encoded by the coding sequence ATGAACGCAAGAGAGACTCCCCGTTCCACGGGTGAAGAAGGCGTGGGGCTGTACGTCTTCTGCTTCGCGCGCGCGGATGCGGCCGGGGTGGCGGTGGGCCACGGCGTCGACGGAGGGGCGCCGCTCGGCGCGAGGGTGCACGAGGACATCGCGGCCATCTGCTGCGAGGTGCCGCTCCACGAATGGACGGGGGAGGGGGGCGAGGCCCACTTGAAGGACCTGGCCTGGCTCGGGCCGCGCGCTCTGCGCCACGAGGCCGTCATCGAGCAGCTGATGCATGCCTCTCCGGTGCTGCCACTGCGCTTCGGGTGCCTGTTCTCGTCAGCCGGGCGGCTCGAGGAGCTGCTCCAGCGCGAGCGGGCGCGGATCTCGGCCTTCATCGAGAAGGCGGCGCACGAGGAGGAGTGGTCGCTCCAGGGCTGGCTGGATGTGCGGGCCTGCGAGGAGGCGATGTTCGCCGCGGATCCCCGCGTGGCGAAGCTCCCGGCGCAGGCGGGCGCGCGCTACTTGATGGAGCAGAAACTGCGGAAGGACGCGGTACGCGCGGCGCGTGCATGGGCCCAGGAGACCCAGGCGGAGCTCTCGCGGGCCCTCGAGGGATGGGTGCTCGAGCGGCGCTCCCTTCGGCCCCCTTCCCGCGACGCGGAGCAGCCGGAGCGGGAGGGCGTCTTCCATTGGGCGCTCCTCCTGCCGCGAGGCGCGGAGGCGGAGCTGGCCAGGCGGCTGGAACCCCTGGCGGAGTCCCTGTCGGCGCGCGGTCTGCACCTGTCGGCGCGAGGGCCCTGGCCGGCCTACAACTTCGCACCGCCCCTCGGGGACAGGTCCGGCGAAGAGCGCGAGGTGGGGACCCATGACTGA
- a CDS encoding GvpL/GvpF family gas vesicle protein: MTDRARLLLYCIADARAALPHGARAEGLQRIEHGGLVALVSPLAESARVEEPTKADLLEYAHVIRSQHAVADVVPMRFGSVLSGEVAVRAHLDEQRDTYVRALTRVTGCVELGVRVLLSVSPPPLVPDLAVKPMSHSGAAYLESRRRHYSAENRLREQCEALEQSLLSKVAPLCREHRTEFPAPRPDSPALCSLYFLVPREQVLAFRTALASIPVENTDIALSGPWPPFNFVA, translated from the coding sequence ATGACTGACAGGGCCCGTCTGCTGCTCTATTGCATCGCGGACGCGCGGGCGGCGTTGCCGCATGGCGCGCGAGCGGAGGGGCTCCAGCGCATCGAGCACGGCGGGCTGGTGGCCTTGGTTTCTCCCCTCGCGGAGTCCGCGCGGGTGGAGGAACCCACGAAGGCGGACCTGCTCGAGTACGCGCACGTCATCCGTTCACAGCATGCCGTGGCCGATGTGGTGCCCATGCGCTTTGGCAGCGTGCTTTCCGGAGAGGTGGCGGTGCGCGCTCACCTCGACGAGCAACGGGACACCTACGTGCGCGCGCTCACGCGTGTGACGGGTTGCGTGGAACTGGGAGTGCGGGTGCTGCTCTCCGTGTCCCCTCCACCCCTCGTGCCAGACCTGGCCGTGAAGCCCATGAGCCATTCGGGGGCCGCGTACCTCGAGTCACGGAGGCGGCACTACTCCGCGGAGAACCGGCTGCGCGAGCAGTGCGAGGCGCTGGAGCAATCCTTGCTGTCGAAGGTGGCGCCGCTGTGCAGGGAGCACCGCACGGAGTTCCCGGCCCCGCGTCCGGACAGTCCCGCGCTCTGCTCGCTGTATTTCCTGGTGCCGCGCGAGCAGGTGCTCGCGTTCCGCACGGCGTTGGCCTCAATCCCTGTCGAAAATACAGACATCGCGCTGAGCGGGCCGTGGCCGCCCTTCAATTTCGTGGCGTGA
- a CDS encoding MaoC family dehydratase yields the protein MSASPPVLELAEPPSLAVELLRAAVARRPARPGEVPRLEVRVRPFTPDKRQLALYREVCGFPAEGHLPLPFPQVLAAPLHLALLNRPEFPYRLLGMIHVRNHLQQHRRLAEGASLSVSAWVEGQREVRQGRELDLHTRVEEGGVLVWSAVTTMLRRLPGTSERPREERPAGSSASATEEDTLFAHSRPAPWTVPEDTGRRYARASGDYNPIHLYALTARAFGLPRAIAHGMWTVGRCVAEMGEAAEAPALTLTSAFRRPLLLPSRVVFQTAVQRDGTVAYRVKSEDGQPHVMGQLTPGVDEPARTDSP from the coding sequence TTGTCCGCCTCTCCGCCCGTGCTCGAGCTCGCTGAACCTCCGTCCCTCGCCGTGGAGCTGTTGCGAGCCGCCGTGGCCCGCCGTCCCGCGCGCCCGGGCGAGGTACCCCGGCTCGAGGTGCGCGTGCGTCCCTTCACGCCGGACAAGAGGCAGCTCGCGCTCTACCGCGAGGTGTGCGGCTTCCCGGCGGAGGGCCACCTGCCGCTGCCCTTTCCCCAGGTACTCGCCGCGCCGCTGCACCTCGCTTTGCTCAACCGCCCCGAGTTCCCCTACCGGCTGCTGGGGATGATCCACGTGCGCAACCACCTCCAGCAGCACCGCCGGCTGGCGGAGGGCGCCTCGCTGTCCGTGTCCGCGTGGGTGGAGGGCCAGCGTGAGGTGCGGCAGGGACGCGAGTTGGACCTGCACACCCGCGTGGAGGAGGGCGGGGTGCTCGTGTGGAGTGCCGTCACCACGATGCTGCGCCGTCTGCCCGGCACCAGCGAGCGCCCGCGTGAGGAGCGGCCCGCGGGGTCCTCGGCCTCCGCCACGGAGGAGGACACCCTCTTCGCCCACAGCCGCCCCGCGCCGTGGACGGTCCCCGAGGACACGGGCCGCCGTTATGCGCGGGCCTCGGGGGATTACAACCCCATCCACCTGTACGCGCTCACGGCGCGTGCTTTCGGGCTTCCACGCGCCATCGCGCACGGCATGTGGACGGTGGGCCGCTGCGTGGCGGAGATGGGCGAGGCGGCGGAGGCTCCCGCCCTCACCCTGACCTCTGCGTTCCGCCGCCCGCTCCTGCTGCCCTCGCGCGTGGTGTTCCAGACGGCGGTGCAGCGGGACGGAACCGTGGCCTACCGCGTGAAGTCCGAGGATGGCCAGCCGCACGTCATGGGACAACTGACGCCCGGGGTGGACGAGCCCGCGCGCACGGACTCTCCTTGA
- a CDS encoding LIC_13387 family protein, producing MQTAVSIPGARWFRVASWMHVMVALGHMLGNFGPGRQVPTPEESTVYDAMSRLTMRFPGPPHTLMDFATGWSVSMGLLYLGFGAVNLTLEHVLRKEGRAVPSAVSAVNVLVSLAGLIVAALYFSPPPLPFLAAAVICFGVAWARSRQTAPK from the coding sequence ATGCAAACAGCGGTTTCAATCCCTGGCGCGCGGTGGTTTCGCGTGGCGTCCTGGATGCACGTCATGGTCGCGCTCGGTCACATGCTCGGCAACTTCGGCCCTGGCCGGCAGGTTCCGACTCCCGAGGAGTCGACGGTCTACGACGCGATGTCGCGGTTGACCATGCGTTTCCCGGGGCCTCCGCACACCTTGATGGACTTCGCCACCGGGTGGAGTGTGTCCATGGGCCTGCTCTACCTGGGCTTCGGCGCCGTGAACCTCACGCTCGAGCACGTGCTGCGCAAGGAGGGCCGGGCCGTTCCCTCGGCGGTGTCCGCCGTCAACGTGCTGGTCTCGCTCGCCGGGCTGATCGTCGCCGCGCTCTACTTCTCTCCACCGCCGCTGCCGTTCCTGGCGGCCGCGGTCATCTGCTTCGGTGTCGCCTGGGCGCGCTCCCGCCAGACCGCGCCGAAGTGA
- a CDS encoding gas vesicle protein GvpG, whose product MLLIDDILFAPLHGLLWVARKVDEAMGQEQEQEEEALKARLRELYLQLESGQLAEEEFEAREAELLDRLEAILASQEAAEAAEDEEERAA is encoded by the coding sequence ATGCTGCTCATTGATGACATCCTGTTCGCGCCGCTCCATGGCCTGCTCTGGGTCGCCCGCAAGGTCGACGAGGCCATGGGCCAGGAGCAGGAGCAGGAAGAGGAGGCGCTCAAGGCGCGGCTGCGGGAGCTGTATCTCCAGCTCGAGTCCGGGCAGCTCGCGGAGGAGGAGTTCGAGGCGCGGGAGGCGGAGTTGCTGGATCGGCTCGAGGCCATCCTCGCGAGCCAGGAGGCGGCCGAGGCCGCCGAGGACGAGGAAGAGAGGGCGGCGTGA
- a CDS encoding gas vesicle protein, with protein sequence MNLELEGLGDEVRLEESESLSLCEALDRVLHKGVALRGDIVLSVADVDLVYLGLQLVLCSTDTARRAGLVGGGRK encoded by the coding sequence GTGAACCTGGAACTGGAAGGGCTCGGAGACGAGGTGCGGCTCGAGGAGTCCGAGTCCCTGTCGCTCTGTGAGGCGCTCGACCGGGTGCTGCACAAGGGCGTGGCGCTGCGCGGAGACATCGTGTTGTCGGTGGCGGATGTGGACCTCGTCTACCTGGGCCTGCAGCTCGTCCTGTGCTCGACGGACACGGCCCGGCGGGCGGGGCTCGTGGGCGGAGGAAGGAAATGA
- a CDS encoding gas vesicle protein K — MSGVEGELAAVLQKQSATPARRLSLDEGKLKNGLGQLVLTLVKLLHELLEKQAIRRMEGGSLSDEELERLGTALMRQSEELERLRLEFGLTEEDLNLDLGPLGKLL, encoded by the coding sequence ATGAGCGGCGTGGAAGGCGAGCTCGCGGCGGTGCTCCAGAAGCAGAGCGCCACGCCCGCGCGGAGGCTCTCGTTGGACGAGGGCAAGCTGAAGAACGGGCTCGGGCAGCTGGTGCTCACCCTGGTGAAGCTGCTGCACGAGCTGCTCGAGAAGCAGGCCATCCGCCGCATGGAGGGCGGTTCGCTGAGTGACGAGGAGCTCGAGAGACTGGGGACGGCCCTGATGCGTCAATCGGAGGAGCTCGAGCGGCTCCGCCTGGAGTTCGGGCTGACCGAGGAAGACTTGAACCTGGACCTGGGCCCACTCGGCAAGCTGCTGTGA
- a CDS encoding hydroxymethylglutaryl-CoA synthase family protein, translating to MKKQVGIEALAIAVPRRYVDIEDLARARGVEPAKYTAGLGAKEMAVADPGEDSVALAASAASRLIQRNGVDPSRVGMLVVGTETGVDHSKAVASHVQGLLKLPRTMRTFDTQHACYGGTAGLMAATEWIASGAAAGRSAIVVCSDIARYGLNTAGEPTQGGGAVALLVSEQPDLLALDIGLNGVCSMDVYDFWRPVGRREAVVDGHYSISCYLDALSGAYRGWRERALAHEVVRWSDSLPGEQLARILYHVPFCKMARKAHTQLRLCDLEDGPGSRDSTPAAREEAAKSQASYDAQVASSLGLNARIGNVYTASLYLALAGLLQGEGAALAGKRIGLLSYGSGCVAEFYSGVVGEGAAKRMAQADVEAVLAKRERVSVEEYERIMRLPSDAPEALTPAPGEFRLAEIREHRRLYTAG from the coding sequence ATGAAGAAGCAGGTTGGAATCGAGGCGCTGGCCATCGCGGTCCCCCGCCGCTACGTGGACATCGAGGACCTGGCCCGGGCCAGGGGCGTGGAGCCGGCGAAGTACACGGCGGGCCTGGGTGCGAAGGAGATGGCGGTGGCGGATCCGGGCGAGGACTCGGTGGCGCTCGCCGCGAGTGCCGCGTCCCGGCTCATCCAGCGCAACGGCGTGGATCCGTCGCGGGTGGGCATGCTGGTGGTGGGAACGGAGACGGGGGTGGACCACTCGAAGGCGGTGGCCTCGCACGTCCAGGGGCTGCTGAAGCTGCCGAGGACGATGAGGACCTTCGACACGCAGCACGCGTGCTACGGCGGCACCGCGGGGTTGATGGCGGCCACCGAGTGGATTGCCTCGGGCGCGGCGGCGGGCCGCTCGGCCATCGTGGTGTGCTCGGACATCGCGCGCTACGGGCTGAACACGGCGGGCGAGCCGACCCAGGGCGGTGGCGCGGTGGCCCTGCTGGTGTCGGAGCAGCCGGACCTGCTCGCCCTGGACATCGGGCTCAACGGCGTGTGCTCCATGGATGTGTATGACTTCTGGCGGCCGGTGGGCCGGCGGGAGGCGGTGGTGGACGGGCACTACTCCATCAGCTGCTACCTGGATGCGCTCTCGGGCGCGTACCGCGGCTGGCGCGAGCGCGCGCTGGCGCACGAGGTGGTGCGTTGGAGTGACTCGCTCCCGGGCGAGCAGCTCGCGCGCATCCTCTACCACGTGCCCTTCTGCAAGATGGCGCGCAAGGCGCACACGCAGCTGAGGCTGTGCGACCTGGAGGATGGGCCGGGCAGCCGGGACAGCACTCCGGCGGCGCGCGAGGAGGCGGCCAAGTCCCAGGCGAGCTACGACGCGCAGGTGGCGTCGTCGCTGGGGCTCAACGCCCGCATCGGCAACGTGTACACCGCCTCGCTGTACCTGGCGCTCGCGGGCCTGCTGCAGGGCGAGGGCGCCGCGCTGGCCGGCAAGCGGATTGGCCTGCTGTCCTACGGCAGCGGGTGCGTCGCGGAGTTCTACTCGGGCGTGGTGGGGGAGGGGGCGGCGAAGCGGATGGCCCAGGCGGACGTGGAGGCGGTGCTGGCGAAGCGGGAGCGCGTCTCCGTGGAGGAGTACGAGCGCATCATGCGTCTCCCCTCGGACGCGCCGGAGGCGCTGACCCCGGCGCCGGGGGAGTTCCGGCTCGCGGAGATTCGCGAGCACCGCCGCCTCTACACGGCGGGCTGA
- a CDS encoding GvpL/GvpF family gas vesicle protein — translation MMSAQAGGTYLYAVLAGSEGAGETELSGIEGGAVYRITAGDISAVVGRVSRARLRPERKHLLAHQAVLRRLMEHTTVLPAAFGLVARSDEAVRGRLLENQELFREQLAQVAGKVEMGLKVRWSAPNLFDYFVASHPELGAARDRMKGRHDIGREELIEVGKLFENLREADRQAHSERVAAVLQGRGVELKWNPTRGETEVMNLSCLVPREGLDAFEKLIEAAAEGFDDHFTFEFNGPWAPHSFTELKLPATSAQE, via the coding sequence ATGATGAGCGCTCAGGCAGGAGGCACGTATCTCTACGCCGTACTCGCCGGCTCTGAAGGGGCCGGGGAGACGGAGTTGAGCGGTATCGAGGGCGGCGCGGTCTACCGCATCACCGCGGGAGACATCTCGGCAGTGGTGGGCCGTGTGAGCCGTGCGCGCCTCCGGCCTGAGCGCAAGCATCTCCTCGCGCATCAAGCGGTGTTGCGGCGCTTGATGGAGCACACGACCGTGTTGCCGGCGGCGTTCGGCCTCGTCGCCCGGAGTGACGAGGCCGTGCGCGGCCGGTTGCTGGAGAACCAGGAGCTGTTCCGGGAGCAGCTCGCCCAGGTCGCGGGCAAGGTGGAGATGGGGCTCAAGGTGCGCTGGAGCGCCCCGAACCTCTTCGACTACTTCGTCGCCTCGCACCCGGAGCTGGGGGCGGCCCGTGATCGCATGAAGGGCCGCCATGATATCGGCCGCGAGGAGCTGATCGAGGTGGGCAAGCTGTTCGAGAACCTCCGCGAAGCCGATCGGCAGGCGCACTCCGAGCGGGTGGCGGCGGTGCTCCAGGGGCGGGGTGTCGAGCTGAAGTGGAACCCGACGCGTGGGGAGACCGAGGTGATGAACCTCTCGTGTCTGGTGCCGCGAGAGGGATTGGATGCCTTCGAGAAGCTGATCGAGGCCGCCGCGGAGGGCTTCGATGATCATTTCACCTTCGAGTTCAACGGTCCGTGGGCGCCGCACAGCTTCACGGAGCTGAAGCTTCCGGCCACGTCCGCGCAGGAGTGA